A window of Octopus sinensis unplaced genomic scaffold, ASM634580v1 Contig07101, whole genome shotgun sequence contains these coding sequences:
- the LOC115227702 gene encoding uncharacterized protein LOC115227702, translated as MEILNGINAAIREYIDSLPIVDINVITDIIYAGQCTYENLTKRDSIKSNWEDNMKGKLTKLKEQLEQIRMASQMKGKNQFDEDTRNTFCAYGFKKSKKGEFERVISVVCDQIKIIEKKLRIYESRKGFRKANWCFELNRRRFYRNISGDNKKGMINFDEDECLSFWTSILDKVERREKNFLGSKKVTGSENSYANFTEEAIIDTIKMLPNWKASGCDGVYNFFIKNFTSIHEHPCAEIQKIINDEYLPEEWFYTGVTYLIPKVDVCNSPKDLRLITCMLNLYKLLTKCVNRKLSEYVDSYDLITENQLGTRRMCQGAKEQAIVIQCLNQKNGNNLCSTWIDVKKAFDSVDHEFLGQVLQNSGLPFWIIRFINNLITKWKIRLNLNNNTLGEIKIKRGILQGDSLSPQIFGLLMDPLSRLLNGKFPKITMGTPGNGEPTYANNHLLFIDDIKLFSHHSDSMVMMMEEVDLFFDAAGLERNFEKSATNVKLLSGKARFLDGLDGYQYLGVLEDKNSNVLKEEIMNKINKEVSTSIENLTKTDLNSVNLFKGINEYALSLYNYYIGLTDVEPGEFEQIDKNIRRILMDRRIHFQHTNKERLYLPRNKFGRGLESVSNKAERMLLQFYNDLEHKTNYCLRREGILRVINSKKTHMATIVEFISRKYNIEIAKDLTMSTLMKIQHEYLLKEIEKKQIHSILFKCLKDTEVNVCESSGWLVNGNHSPMTEGRLCLLQDRNMFFDNGENKCTHCNSARKTVDHLATMCGRMLNSSYLRRHNEVVRCIHLHLCRKYGIRKTKRLKTHSVQSVVSNEFVEIRVDTTISTDTAVANNKPDIFVHDKVRNTITLIEVGVTSQNCLKQVEVEKFHKYDLLANELEAIHHAKVKVIIPVIMTWDGIVSRFFKGHLDVLKLEERVRAYIQTVVLRKTLESMQAEERHGISIPSEEKAETECQPRAASECGVCFDENTPIRSLDYGPKKRRLS; from the coding sequence atggaaattttaaatgGTATTAATGCAGCAATAAGGGAGTACATTGATTCGTTGCCTATTGTGGATATTAATGTTATCACGGACATCATATATGCAGGACAGTGCACTTATGAGAACCTTACCAAGAGGGATAGTATTAAAAGTAATTGGGAAGACaacatgaaaggcaaacttaCCAAACTTAAAGAGCAACTTGAGCAAATTCGAATGGCTAGTCAAATGAAAGGGAAGAATCAGTTTGACGAAGATACACGCAATACCTTTTGTGCTTATGGGTTTAAGAAGTCAAAGAAGGGAGAATTCGAAAGAGTTATTTCCGTTGTGTGTGACCAAATCAAGATTATTGAGAAAAAGTTGAGAATTTATGAATCGAGAAAAGGATTTAGAAAGGCAAATTGGTGTTTCGAACTTAATAGAAGGCGATTCTATAGAAATATTAGTGGAGATAACAAGAAGGGGATGATTAATTTCGACGAAGATGAGTGCCTTTCTTTTTGGACTAGTATTTTGGATAAGGTTGAGCGAAGGGAGAAGAATTTTCTGGGTAGCAAAAAAGTAACTGGATCTGAGAATTCTTATGCTAATTTTACGGAAGAGGCAATTATTGATACTATCAAGATGCTTCCAAATTGGAAAGCGTCTGGTTGTGATGGAGTGTACAACTTTTTTATCAAAAACTTTACTTCAATCCATGAACACCCTTGTGCCGAAATTCAAAAGATTATTAATGATGAATATTTACCTGAGGAGTGGTTTTACACTGGGGTGACCTATCTCATTCCAAAAGTGGATGTATGTAATTCCCCAAAGGATTTAAGGCTGATCACGTGCATGCTGAATCTATATAAATTATTGACAAAATGTGTGAACAGGAAATTGTCAGAATATGTTGATTCATATGATTTAATAACTGAAAATCAGCTGGGAACAAGGAGAATGTGTCAAGGGGCAAAAGAACAAGCTAttgtcattcaatgtttaaatcaaaaaaatggaaacaatttATGTTCTACGTGGATTGATGTTAAAAAAGCCTTTGATTCGGTCGATCATGAATTTTTGGGCCAagtattgcaaaattctggtctCCCCTTCTGGATTATTAGATTTATTAATAATCTTATCACAAAATGGAAGATAAGGCTTAACTTAAACAATAATACTCtgggagaaattaaaataaagcGAGGAATTCTACAGGGAGATTCTCTTTCACCGCAGATCTTTGGTTTGTTAATGGACCCTCTAAGTCGATTGCTGAATGGAAAGTTTCCGAAAATAACGATGGGGACTCCAGGAAATGGGGAACCCACTTATGCAAATAATCACCTCCTCTTTATTGATGATATAAAACTGTTCTCTCACCATAGTGATtctatggttatgatgatggaaGAAGTGGATTTGTTTTTTGATGCAGCTGGGCTGGAGAGAAATTTTGAGAAATCCGCAACAAATGTGAAGTTATTATCTGGCAAAGCCCGGTTCCTTGATGGATTGGATGGATATCAATATTTGGGAGTCCTTGAGGATAAGAACAGTAATGTCCTTAAAGaagaaattatgaataaaatcaataaagaagTATCTACGAGTATTGAAAATTTGACAAAAACTGATTTAAACTCAGTTAACCTGTTTAAAGGGATAAATGAATATGCACTCTCACTTTATAACTATTACATTGGATTGACTGATGTGGAGCCTGGAGAATTTGAGCAGATTGATAAGAATATTCGCCGAATTCTTATGGACAGACGTATACATTtccaacacacaaacaaagaaagaTTGTATCTACCAAGAAATAAATTTGGAAGAGGCCTGGAGTCTGTCAGTAATAAAGCTGAACGGATGCTTCTCCAATTTTATAATGACTTAGAACATAAGACAAATTACTGCCTGAGAAGAGAAGGAATTCTACGGGTCATTAATTCAAAGAAAACCCACATGGCCACTATCGTAGAATTCATTTCCAGAAAGTACAACATTGAGATTGCAAAGGATTTGACAATGTCGACATTGATGAAAATACAGCATGAATATCTgcttaaagaaattgaaaagaagcagATTCACTCTATCTTATTTAAATGTCTAAAAGACACGGAAGTAAATGTTTGTGAATCTTCTGGATGGTTGGTTAATGGAAATCATTCCCCCATGACTGAAGGGAGACTGTGTCTACTTCAGGACCGCAACATGTTTTTtgataatggagaaaataagtgCACGCATTGTAACTCGGCAAGAAAAACAGTTGATCACCTTGCAACTATGTGCGGGAGAATGCTGAATAGCTCATATCTTAGACGGCATAACGAAGTAGTCAGATGTATTCACTTACATCTCTGTCGTAAATATGGAATAAGAAAAACTAAGAGACTAAAGACACACTCAGTTCAATCTGTTGTTAGCAATGAATTTGTGGAGATTCGTGTGGATACTACGATTAGTACGGATACAGCTGTGGCGAATAACAAACCTGATATATTTGTCCATGACAAAGTGAGGAATACAATCACCCTTATCGAAGTGGGGGTTACTTCGCAAAATTGCCTAAAGCAGGTCGAAGTTGAGAAGTTCCACAAATATGACTTATTGGCAAATGAACTTGAAGCAATTCATCACGCAAAAGTAAAAGTAATAATCCCTGTTATAATGACCTGGGATGGAATTGTCTCAAGATTTTTCAAGGGTCATCTTGATGTCCTCAagctggaagaaagagtgagagcatATATTCAGACAGTGGTTCTGAGGAAGACATTGGAGAGCATGCAGGCTGAAGAGAGGCATGGTATATCGATACCTAGTGAGGAGAAAGCTGAAACGGAATGTCAACCAAGGGCAGCCTCAGAATGTGGAGTGTGCTTCGACGAGAACACACCCATACGGTCACTGGATTATGGGCCCAAAAAGAGAAGATtaagctaa
- the LOC115227705 gene encoding uncharacterized protein LOC115227705: MFDDVPISSATGVQQGDPLGPVLFALGVNSIAHSVRSPVNIWYLDDATICGPPDAVFDDLRSILPSLSDIGLSINANKSEIVNIALNPSDFTASISTCRGILSDVRITDKSNLTILGAPMGPSALECSLAGKISHLSKMIDKLKVIEPHVAFFLLRNHFSVPKILYTLRCAPCFQRGDLLSDLDNILRLGTSSLCNLAFDDPGWTQASLPVRWGGLGLRSYSDLALPAFLSAHHASRTLSDIVLRNLPERKLSEVYSAARGRWEARFGS, encoded by the coding sequence ATGTTCGACGATGTTCCCATCTCTTCGGCCACCGGGGTCCAACAGGGAGATCCCCTGGGTCCTGTCCTTTTTGCCTTGGGCGTTAACAGTATCGCTCACTCTGTTCGATCCCCAGTTAACATATGGTATCTGGATGACGCAACCATTTGCGGTCCCCCCGACGCTGTTTTCGACGACCTTCGTTCTATCCTCCCTTCCCTCTCGGACATCGGCCTATCTATAAACGCCAATAAATCCGAAATCGTGAACATTGCCTTAAATCCGAGTGACTTCACTGCTTCAATTTCCACGTGCCGAGGCATTCTCTCAGACGTCCGGATTACGGACAAATCAAATCTTACGATTCTCGGTGCCCCCAtggggccttctgccctcgaatgCTCACTCGCTGGAAAAATTTCCCACTTATCCAAAATGATCGACAAGCTTAAAGTCATCGAGCCTCATGTGGCTTTTTTCCTCCTCCGAAACCACTTCTCCGTCCCTAAGATCCTTTACACCCTAAGATGTGCACCCTGCTTTCAAAGAGGCGACCTTCTTTCCGACCTTGACAATATCCTCAGGCTCGGTACGAGCTCTCTTTGCAATCTGGCTTTCGACGATCCAGGCTGGACTCAGGCATCCCTGCCTGTGCGCTGGGGTGGCCTTGGCTTGAGATCCTATTCCGATCTTGCCCTCCCGGCATTCCTATCCGCTCATCACGCTTCTCGTACTCTCTCAGACATCGTTCTTAGAAACCTCCCCGAACGGAAATTGTCTGAAGTTTACTCTGCAGCCCGTGGTCGGTGGGAGGCTCGGTTTGGTTCGTAG